The sequence below is a genomic window from Opitutia bacterium.
GGTCGCGTTCGCGCTCGACGCCGATCTTCGTGTCGCGCCCGAGCAGCACCGCGATCACGCGCAACACCTGTCCGACCGCCCCGCCCGGATTGCCGCGCAAATCGAGCACGAGCCGGTCATAGCCGCGGATTTTCGCCAGCCCCTCCGTGATCTCCGCGTCGGACATGAAACGCTTCAAGCGCCACACGAACACCCCGTCGAACTCCTCGTAACGATTCCGCCCCCGCTCCACGCGGTCGCCCTGCTGGCGCATCAGGACATCGAAGTCCCGCCGCAAATCCAGGTTGCGCTCGCGCTCCGTGACCTTCGTCGCGATCTCCAACTCGCGCGCCGGCTCACCCGGCGACGCGAGGGTGAGCCGCAGACTCCGGTGCGGCTCGATCGCGTTCAACAGATACATCCACGCGCGCAATGTGTCCGCCGCGACGGGCGCCCCGTCGATCGCGAGCAATTGGTCGCCGACCTTCAGCCCCTTTTTCGCCGCGTCGCTGCCCGGCTTCACCCGATGGATGAGGCAGGACTTGCCCGACGCCATCGCGCTCCAGCCGTAGTCGAAATCGAAGCCCCAACGCGGCGGGACGAAATACGTGTGCGAATCCCCAAACGCGCGCGTGACGCCTGCGATGGCGCGAAACACCTCGGCATTCGACTGTGCCTGCGCGATGCGCGCGCTCGCCTCGGCGACCACCGCGTCGAGCTTCACGCCCTTGAACGCGGGATCGTAGTGATGCTCGGCGATGTCGCGCCGCACCTGCTTGAGCATGATCTGGCCCGCCTCGCGTTGGTAATCGGAGAGCCCGCCGGAATTCTCGGCCGCCTGCACGGCACCGGCCAACGCGATCACGATGGCTGCAAGAAATTGTTTCAGCATAGTCATCCGTGGCCCGCGGACATTTTCGAGTCAGGCAAACGCCCCGCGCCGTCGCAAGTCCGTCCCCGCATAAAAAAGGCGCGGCCAAAACCGCGCCTCGAAAGATCGCTTGCCGGCCAAGTCTATTTGCCGGGTTCGCTTGGTGCCGCAGTCGGAGCTGGGGCCGGAGCCGCCTTCGCATCGGTCGCTTCCGCCGGCGCGGGCACGGCGGCAGACGTTGATGGAGCGACCGGAGCGGGTGACTCGGCGGGTTTCGGAGCTTCCGCCACCGCCGGCTTCGTCGCGGGCTGAAGATTCACGACCAACGGATTGGGTTCGTGATTCAGCGAAGCTCCGGACACGGCATCCACGCCGATCCCGATGACGCCACCGATCAACGCATTTCCGGCGAGCCCCGCCGCGCCCTTGCCGGCGATCTTCGTGCCGACGGTGCGCGTGACGGTTTCGTAGCCCTCTTTGGAGACGGTCACGATGAGATCGCGTTTCCGCGGCACCGTGAACGTCACCGGAGTGACGCCCGTCTCACCGCTATCGAGCCGCACTGAGGCAGCCGACGGGTTCGACTCGACTTTGAATTGCTCCGTGGTCCCACGCGTAATGGTGGCGCAACCGATCTGAAGCAGGGATGCCAATGCGGCAGCCCCGAGGAGTAGAGTTCTGGGGAACTTCATGGAGGTAACCTGGCCCGTGATGCGAATTTTCGCCCGGCGAGAAATCCGATTTTTCCGCGTGCCCGCAAGGGCAATCCTCCCGCGAGCCAACCGAAAAGCGTTCTTGCGCAAAAAAGGCGCGACTGGGAAGCCGCGCCTCGACGAACTCAACCCGTCATTTCGTGGCGTATTGCAGCGTGGGCAGCACCGGCTTCGCTTCCGCCTCCGTGACGACCTTCATCGAAGGCCGGCCGGCCAAAACGCCCATCTGCACACCGCATTCGATGTAGTAGGTTTTGCCGGCCTCGACCTCCACGTTTTGCAGCGTGTCGGTTTCGGTCGCGGCCGCGTAGACGTGTTGGCCCGGCGACGCGTAGTGGAAGAAATACGTTCCGTTCGCGATGGCGCCGATCACGGTGTTGTTTGCCCGGTCGCGCACATCGTAGGAAATCGCGGCGCCCATGAATTTCTTCGGACGGAAGAAATAGACGACGCCTTGGTCCGCCTTGGGTTCGGCGTAGGCATTGGCGGCCTGCCGATTGACAGAGGCGCAACCGACTTCGAGCAGCGCCACCGCGGCGGCAACTGCGAACAGGATCACTTTGGTGTATTTCATTTCTTATGTCTGGCCCGTGAAGCGGAATAACCCGCAGTCGACCTGTATCTGTCGGCGTTTCGGAGTGGCAAGCGCGAAGCCGCCCTGAGGCGGCTCCGCTGGCGTATCGACCAAAAGAAAACGGCGCGGACTGAACCGCGCCGTGTGAATCAATACTCCGCGCAGGAAACGCGGATCACTTCGCGCCCAGCAATTCGCTCACCAGGGCGTCGGCGCCGTAGACTTTGCGCATCGTCTCGAGGATGCCGCGCACGTCCACGCTCACCGAGCGCGCGCGCGTGTCGCTGAAGGCGTAGTTCCACACCAGCGTGTCGATGTTGCCGTCGAAGATGATGCCGATGAACTCGCCGTTGCGATTGATGGTCGGGCTGCCGGAGTTGCCGCCGATGCTGTAGCAGGTCGCGATGAAGTTGAACGGCACCGCTGCATCGAGCTTGTCCTTCGCCTCCACCCAGCTCGGGGGCAGGTCATAGGGCGGCACGTTGCCGCGGTCCGCTGCGCGCTCGAAGATCCCGCCGAGCGTGGTGTAGGGCGCGACCTTCGCGCCGCCGGCGTCGATGCCCTTCACCGCGCCGTAGGAGAGGCGCAGCGTGAACGTCGCGTCGGGCGAAACCTTGTCGCCGTCCTTCGCGTAACGGACCTTGGCGATGCGCGCGTGGGCCTGCTGCTTGGCTTCGCTCTGCGCGTCGATCGTCTTGCGCACGCCGCGGGCAAACGGCTCCATCGCGAGCGCGAGCTGCACCATCGCGTCGGCGGACTTCGCGAGTTCGTCTGCGGATTGCGCGTAGAGCGCCTTGCGGGCGGCGATGTCGAGCACCTGTGTGCCATTCACGAGTTCGGCAGCGCGCACCGCGGGCGACTTGCCGCCGAGCGCGGCTTTCACCGCCGGGTCGTTGGCGCCGAGTTCCATCGCCATGAGCGTGAGGTAGTGCTCGATTTTCACCTGCTCGACTTCGGGGTGGATCGGTTTGGCGGAGAAGAGCGCGAGCTCGAAGGTGGTCTTGCCCGAGTCGCGATATTCGGGGAGGCGATCGCCGTTCGGCTTGGTGCGCTCGGCGGCGGAGCGGACGAGGTCGCGGGCGATCTTGTAGAGGCTCGAGTTGAAATAGTAGAACTCGGTGTAGTTGTAGCGCGTGATGTTGGCGGCGATAACGCGCTGCGCGTCGGCGATCTTGTCCCACGCATCGCTGGCCCCGAGTTCGGGCTTGTCCTGGGCGAACTTTTTCAGCGCGTCCTCCTCCGCCTGCTTGGCGGCGACGAGCTGCGGATCGAGCAGGCCGCCGATGCGTCCGTCGTAGACCTTGCGGCTGTTTTCAATGCCGCGAATCTCGTCCTGCACCTGGCGGGCGTTTTCCTGGCCGCGTTTGGCGTAGGCGTTGAGCAGCACTTCGCGGCTCTTCATCCAACGGAGCACGCCGGGCAACTGGACGTCGCGCGCGTATTCGAGTTCCGCCATCGTGATGAGGCGTTGCGTCGTGCCGGGATGTCCGGCGAGGAACACGAGATCGCCCTCCTTCGTGCCGGCGGGATTCCATTTGAGGAAGTGCTCCACCTTCGCCGGCTGGCCGTTTTCGTAGGCGCGGAAGATCGAGATATCGAGGTTGAAGCGGGGGTATTCGAAGTTGTCCGGATCGCCGCCGAAGAACGCCGCCTGCTCCTCCGGCGCGAAGACGAGGCGCACGTCCGTGTAGACCTTGTAGCGGTAGAGGTGGTATTGCGCGCCTTGGAAGAGCGTGACGATGTCGCTGCGCAGGCCGGTCTTTTCAAACGATTCTTTCTCGATCGCAGCCTTGGCGGCGTTGCGCGCGGCGAGAACTTCTTCGGCCGACATGCCGTCGCGCACGCTCGCGTTAACCTTCGCGGTGACGTCCTCGATCGACTGCAGGACGTTGAGTTCGAGGTCGACGCACTTGCGCTCATCGGCGCGCGTCTTGGCGTAGAAGCCCTCCTTGAGCAGATTGTGCTCCTTCGTGCTCAGCTTGAAGATCGCGTCGAAGCCGACGTGGTGGTTCGTGATGATCAGGCCGTCCGCCGAGGCGAACGAACCCGAGCCGCCGTTGTTGAAGCGCACCGCGGAGCGCTGCACGTGCTGGAGCCACGCCGGCGTCGGCTCGAAGCCGTAGCGCTGTTTCAGTTGCTCGGCCGGCGGCGCGTTGAGGAGCCACATGCCGTCATCGGCGCGTAAGAGGGCCGCGGCGCCGAGGACGAACGGGAGAAGGAGGGATCGGGGGTAACGAAGTCGCATAAGCCCTCGAACAAACCCGCCTTCGCGCGGCTCTCAACCCGGATTTGGCGAACGGTCAAAAATTACGGCCAACGGCGCAGCGCGCGCGACGACGCCGCTCCCCCGGGCTTGCCACTCCGCGCCCGTCGCACACGATGCGGCCGAGCGCATGATTCACTCGTTCATCTTCAGCGACGGCAAACTGGTCGGCCGTGACCTCGAACTGGAGGCTCTCCGCCTCGTCCGCGCCGACAAGGGCCTGATCCTCTGGGTCGACCTCGACAACCCGACCGACGAGGAAATCAAAGCCATCCTCGAAGGCGTCTTCCAGTTCCACCCGCTCGCCATCGAGGACTGCGTCGCGCCCAGCGACCTCCCGAAAATCGAGGACTACGAGGAATACCTCTTCATGGTCACGCACGCGGTCGACTTCAACCGCAAGGACAAGTTCGCCACCACCGAGCTAGATATGTTTCTCGGCAAGGACTACTTCGTCACCTTCCACCGCCAGCCACTGCGCTCGATCACCCTGATGAAGGAACGCGCCGCGAAGAACACCACGCTCGCGCCGCGCGGCCCCGACCGCCTCGCCCACACCTGCCTCGACCTCATGATCGACGGCTTCGCGCCCGTGCTCGACGAGTTGCGCAACGAACTCGACGAGATCGAGGAAATCATGCTCCACAAGAGCACCACCGAGTCGTTCATGCAGGAGATGCTCCACGCGCGGAAGGACTTCGCGAAACTCCGCCAGATCGTCCGCCCGCAACGCGACGTCATCGAACGCCTCGCCCGCGGCGACACCAAGATGATCCGCAGCACGCTGCTGCCCTATTTCCGCGACCTGCGCGACAACCTCGCGCGCTTCGAGGACGCCGCCAACAGCTACCACGAGCGCCTCATGATGGCCTTCGACATCTACCTCAACAAAGCGCAGTTCGAGGCCAACGAAGGCATCAAATTCCTCACCGCGCTCACCGCCATCACGCTACCCGCCGTGCTCGTCGGCGGCTGGTATGGCATGAACTTCGACCACATGCCCGAGCTCAAGTCGCCCCACGGCTACCTCTGGGCCGCGTGCCTGACCTTCGTCTCGACGGTGCTGATGTGGATCTACCTGAAGAAAAAGCGCTGGATGTAAGGTAGCCCGCGACCTCCGGGCGCGGGTCACCCCGTTCCCATTCCATCTTCCCGCTGCGCCGCCCGCCCGCGCGCCCCACTGTTTCGCTGCGCTGCACTCCCCGCTTGCACGCCGGCGCGCCCGCGCAAGTCTGCCGCGATGCGCCTACTCCCGCTGTTCGCCGCCGCCGCGTTCGCCACCGCGCTTTGCGCCCAGGAAAAACCCGCCGCGCCCAACGCCGCCACCGCACCCGCCGACCCCGACGCCCAGATGCTGCGCCGCATCTACGACGCCGCGCTCGTCGACAGCCCCGCCTACGAAAACCTCCGCGAACTCACCACGCGCTTCCCCGGCCGCCTCGCCGGCACCCCCGCCGGCCGCGGCGCCGAACAGTGGGGCGAGGAAGTCCTCAAAAAAATCGGCTGCGACCGCACCGAGCTGCAGCCGACGATGGTCCCGCACTGGGAACGCGGCGCCGCGGAGTCCGTCCGCATCGCCCACGCCAACGGCCAATCCGCCGCGCTCTCCACCGTCGCGCTCGGCGGCTCCGTCCCCACGCCCGCCGGCGGACTCACCGCGCCCGTCGTCGAACTCCGCTCGCTCGACGAACTGAAGTCCACCGACGTGAAGGGCAAAATCGTCTTCTTCAACGGCGCCATGAACCCGCGCTACGTCATCCCCGGCCAAGCCTACGGCGAAGCCGGCCGCCAGCGCAACCAAGGCCCCGCCGAAGCCGCCAAGCACGGCGCCGTCGGCGTCCTCGTCCGTTCGCTCACGCACCGCCTCGACGACGTCCCGCACACCGGCAACACCACCTACCTGCCCGACGTCCCGCGCATCCCCGCCGCCGCCCTCAGCACCATCGCCGCCGAGCAACTCAGCGCCGCGCTGAAAACCGACGCCTCGCTCCAGATCGCCATGCAGATCAACTCCTCGTGGCACGACGACTGGCCCGCCGCCAACGTCATCGGCGAAATCCGCGGCTCCGAGTCCCCGGAAAAAATCATCCTCGTCGGCGGCCACCTCGACAGCTGGGACATCGCCCCCGGCGCGCACGACGATGGCGCCGGCATCGTCCAATCCATCGACGTCCTCCGCATCTTGAAAGCCATCGGCTACACGCCGAAGCACACCATCCGCGCCGTCCTCTTCGCCAACGAGGAAAACGGCCTCCGCGGCGCCACCACCTACGCCGAAGTCGCCGGCAACAAGAAGGAAGTCCACCTCCTCGCCCTCGAAACCGACGGCGGCGGCTACTCCGCCCGCGGTTTCAACATCGGCAACGCTGCCGGCGACGCCCATCTGAAAGCCGCGCGCTTCAAACCGCTCTTCGAACCCTACGGTGTGTTCATCTTCCAAGCCGGCCGCGGCGGCGCCGACGTCGGCCCGCTCATGGCCAAGGGCAACACCGTCGCCGGCCTCATCCCCGAGGCGCAGCGCTACTTCGACATCCACCACACGCGCGAGGACACGATCGACAAGGTGAACAAGCGCGAACTCGAGCTCGGCGCCGCCGCCATGGCCGCCCTCGTCTACCTCGTCGACCAGCACGGCCTGTGAAGGAACACCGCTCGCGTGCGGTAGGGCGGGACCGCTGGGCCCGCCGCGATGACGCTCCACGGCGCGCCCAGCGGTCGCGCCCTACCCGTCTTTCCGGTTCGTGTGTTCCATGGTGACTCGCCCCTGATCGCCCCATGAACGCCCTCCTGCGCGACCTTCGCGCCCAGCGCCTCATCGCGGCGAACGTCACCTCGTCGATCGGCTCCGGCGTCACGATCATCGCCGTGCCGTGGCTGCTGGTGAACCGCCCGGGCGGTTCGCAAATCTACGGCTGGGCCACCGCGCTCACCACGCTCGCGATCTTCGCCTTCGCGCCCTACTACGGCGCCTGGGTCGACCGCCACTCGCGGAAGACGATGCTGCTCCTGAGCGAGATATTCGGCGCCACCGCCACACTCGCCATGGCGCTCACGGGCTTCATCCGCGGCGAATTCGCCACGTGGCAACTCGTCACCGTCTACTTCTGCGGCATGTTCTACTACACGCTGCACTTCCCGGCGAAGTTCGCGTTCATCCAGCAGATCTTCGGCCGCGCGCACTACCAATCGCTCACCAGCGTCATGGAAATCCAAGGCCAGACCGCCTCGATGCTCGCCGGCGGCCTCGCCTCGCTGCTCATCGGCCACGTCAGCCTCACCACGATCCTCCTCCTCGACGCCTCGACTTACTTCGTGAGCTTCGTGCTCCAATCGACGATCCCCTACGAAGCCACGCACCAAACCGCCGAAACGAAAAACGCCCCCGCACCCAACGCCTGGCGCGCCGTCGGCGAAGCGTGGGCTTGGCTGCGCGAACGCCCCGCGCTCTCCACCTTCCTGCTCTGTTCCTTCGTCCCGTTCCTCGGCATCATGGTCAGCAACTACCTGTTTCCGATCTACGTGGCCTCGACGCTGCACGAAACGCCCGGCGTCTACGGCCGCGGCGAGATGATCTTCGCCGTCGGCGCCATCGCGGCCGGCGTGTGCGTGCCGTTCCTCACCGCGCGCTTCAACCACGCGCGCACGACGGTCGCGCTCGCCGCCGTCTTCCTCGTCGGCCTCCTGCTCCTCGCCGTCTGGCCGCGCACCCTCCCCTTCTACGCCGCGATGGTCTTCCTCGGCCTCGGCAACGCCGGTGTGCGCGTCGCGCGCAACGTCATCGTCCTCGAAGCCGTGCCCAACACCCTCATGGGCCGCATCCACGTCTTCTTCCTCGTCGCCGAACGCTCGCTCCGCACCGTGCTCATCCTGCTCATGACCGCGCTGGTCGACGTCCACGGCGCCCCGCTGTGCTTCGCGTTGCTGCTGCTCGTCGCCGCCGCCGCCTTCATCGGCATGCTCCGCTCCCGCCCCGCCGCCGAAGCCGCCCAAGCCGCGCCGGCGCACTGAGCCACGCGCGGTTTGCCACGCGCCCCACGCTCGCTCACGCTCCGCCCCGTGAACCAGCCCCCGTGCTTCAACGTCCTCGGCGTCGGCGTGCACGCGCTCTCGCTCGCCGAAGCGCGCGATCACCTGCTGGCCACGCGCGGACAAAAACGCTGCGGCTGCGTCTACGCCACCGGCGTCCACGGCATCAGCGAAGCGCAAAGCGATCCCGCGCTCCGCGCCCTCTACAACCGCGCATGGCTGAACGTCCCCGACGGCATGCCGCTCGTGTGGCTCGGCCGCTGGCACGGCCACCGCGCCATCACGCGCGTCTACGGCCCCGACCTCATGCTCGCGGTCTGCGACGCCGGCCGCGCGGTCGGACTCACGCACTACTTCTACGGCGGCGCGGCAGGCGTGGCCGAGCTGTTGCGTGAGAAACTCACCGCGCGCTTCCCCGGCCTCGCCGTCGTCGGCACTTTCACGCCGCCTTTCCGACCGCTCACGCCGGAGGAATTCGCGGCATTCCAGGCCGACATCGCCGCGCGCCAGCCCGACATCATCTGGGTCAGCCTCGGCGCGCCGAAGCAGGAAAAATTCGCCGACGCCGCATGGTCGCGACTCGACGTCGGCGCGCTCGTCACCGTCGGCGCCGCATTCGATTTCCACACCGGCCGCGTGCGGCAGGCGCCGCGCTGGATGATGCGCGCCGGACTCGAATGGTTCTTCCGCCTGTGCATGGAGCCGAGGCGGCTCGCACGCCGCTACCTCGTGCACAACCCCATGTTCCTGTTGAGAACCTTCGCCCAGCTCACCGGCCTCCGCCGCTTTCCGCTGGACGAACGACCGCGCTAGAACAAATCGCCCTGCTGCATCGCGCCGCGGCGCTCGGGGTCGAGCGTGCTCGTTTGGAGCAGCCACGGGATGGTCGCCCCGGAAAACTCCGGCCGGCGCAGCAGGTCCAGCAGCAGCAACGCCCCCGCCAGTGCATCGTAGAGCGCGGCGTGATAGCGGCGTCGGTGCGGCGGACAGTGCGCCGCGGCCAGCTCGTCAAGTTGGGTTTGCAAGCCCGCGGAGACGATCAGGTTTGCCAGTTTCGCCTCCGGCAACTGCGGGAAAATCTGCGGATACAGCCGTCCCGTATCGATCCACGGCCCCCACTCGTGCGCGTCGCGACCCGCATGCACGAAATCCGGCGCCGTGCGCGGATACGCCCAGACGGACTTCAGGAGCGAATTCTCCGCGTTCGCGAAATGCGCGGCGAGCGGCCCCGTCTCGCGCAACGTCGCGAAAAACTCCCACTCGTGCGCGAACGGCAGCTCGCCTTGCACGCTCTCGGCGCGCAGGCCGTGAACCGCGGTGTCTTCGAGCGCGACGCGCCCAGTCGCCGCGCACGCGCGCGTGCGCGTCTCGGCAATCGATCCGCCCCGCAACGTGACCACGCCGAACTCGAGGATGCCCGACGTGCGGTTGCCCTCGAAGTCGATGAAGTGAATCGGCGTGTCGGCCCAATGCATTGCCTACCACGAAATACACGAAACACACGAAATCACGGCTATTCATGCTCGTCGCAATTTTCGTGTATTTCGTGTGTTTCGTGGTTTCAAAGAGCTCCGATGCACCTCGCCGCCGAACGCGCTTTCCTCCTCGAACTCGCCACCGCCAGCGGCGACTTCATCCGCCCGCTTTTCGGCCGCCACGACGTGGCGGTCGAGTTGAAAGGGGACCTCACGCCGGTCACCGCGGCCGACCGCGGCGCGGAGGAATTGCTCCGCCGGATGATCAACACGCGTTTCCCCGCGCACGGCATCCTCGGCGAGGAGTTCGGCCCGGAGCGCATCGATGCCGAGTTCGTCTGGGTGCTCGATCCCGTCGACGGCACGAAATCCTTCGTCACCGGTGTGCCGCTCTTCGGCACGCTCATCGCCCTGCTGCACCACGGCCAGCCCGTGCTCGGTTGCATCCATCAACCGATCCTTCGCCAACTCGTGGTCGGCGACGGCACCACCACCACGCTCAACGGCACGCCGGTGCGTTGCCGCGCCACTCGCGCGCTCGCCGACGCCACCCTGCTCACCTGCGACTGGACGACGCCAGCGGTTCACCAAAACGGTCCCGCCTTCGACCGCCTCTCGCGCTCTGTGAAGCTCGCCCGCACGTGGGGCGACGCCTACGGCTACCTCTTGCTCGCGACCGGCTGGGCCGACCTCGTGGTCGATCCGATCATGAACCCGTGGGATATCGCCGCGCTCGTCCCGGTCATTCGCGGTGCCGGCGGCGTCATCACCGATTGGCAAGGCGGCGCGGCCTATCCCGCGACCTCCACGATCGCCGCCGCGACGCCTGAGTTGCACGCCGCCATGCTGGCTGCATTGAAGCCGTGAAAACAAAAGCGGCGCCTGCACGGCGCCGCTCAAATTTCATCCACCGTATCGTCGCGCGTCAGGCGCGGGCCTGCCGGCGGCGCCACGCGACCACGCCGAGCGCCGCGAGACCCGCGAGCGCCGCATAGGTCGACGGCTCGGGCACGGCGCTAACCGAAGAGTAGTTCAGCATCGAGGTGCTGAACGTGCCCGAGGTGAACGTGGAGATGCGCGCCTCGTCGATCGCACCCGCGTAGTTGATGCCCAGCACAAACGTGCCCGTCGGATCGTTGATCGCGCGTCCCGCGTTGAACGTGGGGGCGCTCGTGTCGTTCACGTAGACGCGCGCGGTGCCGGCGTCCCAGACGATCGCCGCGTAGTTCCATTGCCCGGCGGTGACCGTGGCGTTCGCCGCTTCGTCGATGTGTCCGCCTTGGAGCAGCTGCACGCTGGAGTTGTGCAGATAGAGGCCGAGGCCGTTGTTGCTCGTGTCGCCGTTGTAGAGCAAATACTGGTCGCCCGTGACGCTCGTCGGTTTGAACCACATTTCCATGATGAACGACGAGCCGTTCGTCAGCGCCGAGTAGGCCGCCGTGCTGAACTGCGCGGAGGCGTTCATGTCGACGGCCAACGACGAGCCGCTACCGGGCGTCGAATTCGTGTAGGTCGCCGCGCCGGAGGCGAGCGAGAGATTGCTCCCAACGCTCGCGGTGGTCGAAACACCGACAGCACCGCCGTTGGCCGCGCCGGCGTCGGCTTCGCCGAAGCGCCATTGCGCAAGGATGGTCTGGGCGGAGAGTGTCGCGGCGAGACAGGAGCCAACGAGAGCGAGACGGAGGACAAATTTCATGGTCAGCGGGGCGGTTCAGGTGGTGAGTGGTGGGTTGATATTTCGGTGAAAATCAGCGGCAAGCGGCGGGCTCGGAAAAGTGCTGTGCATGCTAGCATGCCATTTCGCGCGGGACCTCGGGCGTGGTGGCGTCCAACTCGATCCGGCGCGCGATCGCCTCGTCGCGCGTGCGCACGCGCAGCTTGCGGTAAATCCCGCGAATGTGAGCCCGCACCGTGTCCTCGGAAATTCCGAGCTGCCCGCCAATGCCGCGATAAGTCGCGCCGGTCGCGAGCTGCGAGAGCACGTCGCGTTCGCGGGACGTGAGCACCGGCCGCGCCACGATCATGCCGCGTTCGCGCGCGAGCGCCCGCACCACGAAGCGCCCCACGCTGCGCGACAACGGCGCGCCGCCGAGGTGTGCCTCCCGCGCCGCCGCGAGCCACTCCGCGGGCGTCGCGCTCGCGCCCTCGAGAAAGCCGATCGCACCGAACCGCAAAGCCCGGATCGCTTCCGTCGCGCCGGCTCCCACCGCGATCACCGACGTCGCCGGAAATTCCTCCGCCACTTCCGCCAGCAGCGCCGGGCTGTCCTCATCTCCCAGCGACATCTCCACGAACGCCACGCGAGGCGGGCGCGCGCGCAGGAACTCGCGCGCTTCCCGCACCGTGCCGCAATCCAGGACCAACATGTCGTCGCTCGCCGCAAAAACCGACGCCGCAGCCACACGGGCCGCCGGTTGATGAAGGACGAAGGAAACGCTGATCACGATGCGCCCGAACTAGTCGCGTCGTGCTAGCACGGTCAAAACCGCGGGCGACCATGGTCGGACGACCAGGTGTTGCACTCGGCTTCCGTTTCGTTTCGCTGCCCCGGTCGCCCCCGCAATGACCGACGCCGCTCTCTCCCGGCAGGCCAACCGCCTGCGCTTCGACGACCCCGCCCAGGAAGCCCGCTTTCGAGCCGATCACGACGAACGCTCGCTGCGCCAATGGCGCATCGCCGCCGGGCTGGGCGCGGCGGCGGTCGTCGCGATCGGGCTTTTCTACCAAATCAACAACGCCGCCTCGGCCCGCGTGGAGAGCTTCGGCCGCTTCGCCCTCGTGCTGCCTTGGTTCGCGCTCATGTTCGCGTTCACCTTCTGGCGTCGCCAACGCCCGCACCTGCAGCTCATCGGCGCGCTCTGCTGCACCGCTGCCGTCTCGTTCTATTTCCTGACCCAGTGCTTCGCCGTCGCGACGCAGATGCGGCTCACCTACTCGCTTACCGTGAGCCTGTTTTCGCTCAACGGGCAGTTCCTCGTCGCCGTCGCGGTCGCGGTGCCGCTGAGCACGCGCGCGGTCGGCGTCACCCTGTTCATCACCACGGCGATCGGCTACCTTTTCATCCGCGCGGCGTATCCCTCCGCCGCTCGCGATTTTCTGCTGCACCAGACGATCATCCAACAAGTCGCGACCGTCGGCCTGATTTCCCTCGTGTTGATCGCGGTCACGTGGGCGCGCGAGCGGCTGCAGCGCCTCTCCTTCGCCCAACAGGAACAGCTCGCCGCGATGAACGCCGAGCTCGCGCGCCTCAACGCCGAGAAGAACGAATTCATGGCCATCGCCGCCCATGACCTGCGCGCGCCGCTCGCCAGCGTCGGCGGCACCGCCGAGCATCTCGCCCCCCGCGCCGCCGATCCCGCCCTCGCCCGCGGCTTCGCGCTCATCGCCGACCAATCGCGCCGCATGCTCGCCCTCGTCAACGACTACCTCGGCGCGCACGCCGCCGAAAGCGGTCAGTTGCCGGTGCGCCTCACGCAACTCGAACTCGGTCAAATCGCTCGCGACTCCGCGCAACGCCACACCGCCACTGCCGCGGCGAAGCGCCAGCGCATCGAACTCGGCGGCATCGACGCCGGCGTGCACGTCGAAGCCGACGCCACGTTGCTCGCCCAAGTGATCGACAACTTCGTGACCAACGCCCTCAAGTTCAGCCCGCCCGACTCCACCGTGCGCCTCGAGGTGCAAACCGCCCCCGGTCACCCGCGCGCCCGCCTCGCCGTCGTCGACCAAGGTCCCGGCATCGCCGCCGACGAGCACGGGAAGCTCTTCCGCAAATTCGGCCGCGCCAGCACGCGCCCCACCGGCGGCGAATCCTCCCACGGCCTCGGCCTCGCCGTCGCCAAACGCCTCGCCGAAGCCATGGGCGGCAGCGTGGGCTGTGACAGTGAAATCGGGCGCGGCGCCACGTTCTGGATTGAACTGCCCCGCCAC
It includes:
- a CDS encoding PDZ domain-containing protein, which codes for MTMLKQFLAAIVIALAGAVQAAENSGGLSDYQREAGQIMLKQVRRDIAEHHYDPAFKGVKLDAVVAEASARIAQAQSNAEVFRAIAGVTRAFGDSHTYFVPPRWGFDFDYGWSAMASGKSCLIHRVKPGSDAAKKGLKVGDQLLAIDGAPVAADTLRAWMYLLNAIEPHRSLRLTLASPGEPARELEIATKVTERERNLDLRRDFDVLMRQQGDRVERGRNRYEEFDGVFVWRLKRFMSDAEITEGLAKIRGYDRLVLDLRGNPGGAVGQVLRVIAVLLGRDTKIGVERERDRVKPVVAELRREKPWTGKLMVLVDRFSGSGAEMVAAAVQQNGRGLLLGDRTAGAVQKGYAQTSKVGVDRMVFFGTVVAQSEFELLDGKKIEGVGVTPDFMMPLTGADLVARRDPVLARALKQLGVVRTPEQVAGVCWVFEKPADSGEDD
- a CDS encoding PEGA domain-containing protein, producing the protein MKFPRTLLLGAAALASLLQIGCATITRGTTEQFKVESNPSAASVRLDSGETGVTPVTFTVPRKRDLIVTVSKEGYETVTRTVGTKIAGKGAAGLAGNALIGGVIGIGVDAVSGASLNHEPNPLVVNLQPATKPAVAEAPKPAESPAPVAPSTSAAVPAPAEATDAKAAPAPAPTAAPSEPGK
- a CDS encoding DUF2846 domain-containing protein, yielding MKYTKVILFAVAAAVALLEVGCASVNRQAANAYAEPKADQGVVYFFRPKKFMGAAISYDVRDRANNTVIGAIANGTYFFHYASPGQHVYAAATETDTLQNVEVEAGKTYYIECGVQMGVLAGRPSMKVVTEAEAKPVLPTLQYATK
- a CDS encoding S46 family peptidase, with protein sequence MRLRYPRSLLLPFVLGAAALLRADDGMWLLNAPPAEQLKQRYGFEPTPAWLQHVQRSAVRFNNGGSGSFASADGLIITNHHVGFDAIFKLSTKEHNLLKEGFYAKTRADERKCVDLELNVLQSIEDVTAKVNASVRDGMSAEEVLAARNAAKAAIEKESFEKTGLRSDIVTLFQGAQYHLYRYKVYTDVRLVFAPEEQAAFFGGDPDNFEYPRFNLDISIFRAYENGQPAKVEHFLKWNPAGTKEGDLVFLAGHPGTTQRLITMAELEYARDVQLPGVLRWMKSREVLLNAYAKRGQENARQVQDEIRGIENSRKVYDGRIGGLLDPQLVAAKQAEEDALKKFAQDKPELGASDAWDKIADAQRVIAANITRYNYTEFYYFNSSLYKIARDLVRSAAERTKPNGDRLPEYRDSGKTTFELALFSAKPIHPEVEQVKIEHYLTLMAMELGANDPAVKAALGGKSPAVRAAELVNGTQVLDIAARKALYAQSADELAKSADAMVQLALAMEPFARGVRKTIDAQSEAKQQAHARIAKVRYAKDGDKVSPDATFTLRLSYGAVKGIDAGGAKVAPYTTLGGIFERAADRGNVPPYDLPPSWVEAKDKLDAAVPFNFIATCYSIGGNSGSPTINRNGEFIGIIFDGNIDTLVWNYAFSDTRARSVSVDVRGILETMRKVYGADALVSELLGAK
- the corA gene encoding magnesium/cobalt transporter CorA, encoding MIHSFIFSDGKLVGRDLELEALRLVRADKGLILWVDLDNPTDEEIKAILEGVFQFHPLAIEDCVAPSDLPKIEDYEEYLFMVTHAVDFNRKDKFATTELDMFLGKDYFVTFHRQPLRSITLMKERAAKNTTLAPRGPDRLAHTCLDLMIDGFAPVLDELRNELDEIEEIMLHKSTTESFMQEMLHARKDFAKLRQIVRPQRDVIERLARGDTKMIRSTLLPYFRDLRDNLARFEDAANSYHERLMMAFDIYLNKAQFEANEGIKFLTALTAITLPAVLVGGWYGMNFDHMPELKSPHGYLWAACLTFVSTVLMWIYLKKKRWM